The proteins below come from a single Halobacillus salinarum genomic window:
- a CDS encoding SLC13 family permease: MTAEMIVVIIAIVLMLVGLFFEVARPDLLVFFTLFFFLMMGYVTPEQALSGFSNEGMLTVALLFIVAGVFERSGLVERLVAAFLAKSNSERSALTRLLIPISAFSAFLNNTPIVVTLTPIIRKWASAHNISPSKFLIPLSYAAILGGTITLMGTSTNLVVHGLLLDTESDGFSFFQLAWVGIPITVFGLIYLIAAGPRVLPDNQSLIEKVRENTKDYLSEMIVTNDFPFQNQSVEEANLRNLKGLYLIEIIRGSNRITPVTGQTKIFAGDRLLFTGMLSTIADLQKRKGLELDTGTDLSLNDIQQNGTQLVEAVVSHQSSLIGKTIKQSRFREKYKAAVMAVHRNDERVQGKIGDIVPKAGDLLLLVTGHDYDQQKEHRDFYTTSAIEEQKFYESEARGWFALILLLTMIALVTFQVLSIFKAMVIAVGILFITKIISPHEARKSVQFQVLLLIASALGIGNVITATGTAEWIGSQIVHALAPVGALAILAAIYIMTNVFTELITNNAAAVIMFPIGYEVAGAAGIEPIGMAMLVAIAASASFLSPIGYQTNLIVYGPGGYTFKDYIRTGLPLTLIVMVTSVFIVYYLYM; this comes from the coding sequence ATGACAGCTGAAATGATCGTTGTGATCATTGCTATCGTTTTGATGCTGGTCGGGCTATTTTTTGAAGTAGCCCGGCCAGATTTACTTGTATTCTTTACTCTTTTCTTTTTTCTCATGATGGGGTATGTCACCCCTGAACAAGCGTTATCCGGTTTTTCTAATGAAGGTATGCTCACTGTTGCACTATTATTTATCGTGGCCGGCGTTTTTGAAAGAAGCGGACTGGTGGAGAGACTGGTCGCCGCGTTTTTAGCTAAATCAAATTCGGAAAGAAGTGCACTCACAAGGCTGCTTATTCCGATTTCGGCATTTTCAGCATTTCTAAACAATACGCCAATTGTGGTCACTCTTACACCCATCATTCGAAAGTGGGCATCCGCTCATAACATCTCACCTTCTAAGTTTTTAATTCCTTTGTCCTACGCCGCGATTTTAGGAGGAACGATTACACTGATGGGAACCTCCACGAATTTGGTGGTTCACGGCCTCCTGTTAGACACGGAAAGCGATGGATTTTCATTTTTCCAGCTGGCATGGGTAGGAATTCCGATCACCGTGTTTGGCCTGATTTACTTAATCGCTGCCGGGCCGAGGGTGCTTCCGGATAACCAGAGCCTGATCGAAAAAGTAAGAGAGAATACGAAAGATTACTTAAGCGAAATGATCGTCACCAACGATTTCCCGTTCCAAAACCAATCGGTAGAAGAAGCGAACTTGAGGAATCTAAAGGGATTGTATTTGATCGAAATCATAAGAGGTTCAAACCGTATCACCCCCGTTACCGGGCAGACAAAAATCTTTGCCGGTGACAGGCTGTTGTTCACAGGGATGTTATCTACCATTGCCGATTTACAAAAACGCAAAGGGCTGGAACTGGATACGGGAACCGATTTATCACTGAATGATATTCAGCAAAACGGGACTCAGCTTGTGGAAGCAGTGGTTTCCCACCAATCGAGCTTAATTGGAAAAACGATCAAGCAGAGCCGGTTTCGGGAAAAATACAAGGCAGCCGTTATGGCGGTCCACAGGAACGATGAACGTGTCCAGGGAAAAATAGGCGATATCGTTCCAAAAGCGGGAGATTTACTGCTGTTAGTTACCGGTCATGATTATGACCAGCAAAAGGAACACCGGGATTTTTACACGACATCAGCTATTGAAGAGCAGAAGTTCTATGAAAGTGAAGCAAGAGGATGGTTTGCTCTTATTCTCCTGCTTACCATGATTGCACTCGTTACCTTCCAAGTGCTCTCGATCTTTAAAGCGATGGTGATCGCAGTCGGTATCTTATTCATCACGAAGATCATCTCCCCGCACGAAGCCAGAAAGTCGGTGCAGTTTCAAGTGCTGCTGCTTATTGCAAGTGCGCTCGGAATAGGAAATGTGATCACTGCTACCGGAACAGCTGAATGGATTGGCAGCCAGATCGTGCATGCCCTTGCACCGGTCGGGGCCTTGGCTATTTTAGCTGCGATTTACATTATGACGAATGTGTTTACTGAACTCATCACGAACAATGCTGCAGCTGTCATTATGTTTCCGATTGGCTATGAAGTAGCGGGAGCCGCAGGAATTGAACCGATCGGCATGGCGATGCTTGTAGCCATCGCTGCTTCGGCAAGCTTCTTGTCACCTATCGGCTACCAGACGAACTTGATTGTTTACGGTCCTGGCGGTTATACTTTTAAAGACTATATTCGTACGGGACTGCCGTTAACATTAATCGTCATGGTGACGTCGGTATTTATTGTTTATTATTTATATATGTAG
- the cysC gene encoding adenylyl-sulfate kinase: MKSSNITWHNSKVTKEDRQKQKNHKSFVLWFTGLSGSGKSTVSVELEKALYEHGVHTYRLDGDNVRHGLNSNLGFSPEDRTENIRRVGEVAKLMSDAGLVTLTAFISPYRQDRDHVRDIMEDGEFIEVFVKCSLEECESRDPKGLYQKARAGEIKGFTGIDAPYEEPEKPEIVVETDKQTQEESVAAIMDYLKDRKLI, translated from the coding sequence ATGAAGTCTAGCAACATCACATGGCACAACTCTAAAGTAACAAAAGAAGATCGCCAAAAGCAGAAGAATCATAAAAGCTTTGTTCTTTGGTTTACAGGACTATCCGGCTCTGGTAAATCCACTGTTTCTGTGGAGCTTGAAAAAGCTCTTTACGAACACGGAGTCCATACGTACCGTTTAGACGGGGATAATGTACGTCACGGGTTAAACAGTAACCTGGGCTTCAGTCCTGAAGACCGGACCGAAAATATCCGTCGAGTCGGAGAAGTGGCAAAGCTGATGAGCGACGCGGGTCTTGTGACACTGACCGCATTTATCTCGCCTTATCGTCAGGATCGTGACCATGTACGTGACATTATGGAAGACGGGGAATTTATTGAAGTGTTTGTAAAATGTTCTCTTGAGGAATGTGAAAGCCGTGATCCGAAAGGACTTTACCAAAAAGCACGAGCGGGTGAAATTAAAGGTTTTACAGGCATTGATGCTCCTTATGAAGAACCGGAAAAACCAGAAATTGTTGTAGAAACTGATAAGCAGACGCAGGAGGAATCCGTCGCTGCAATCATGGACTATTTGAAGGATCGTAAACTTATTTAA
- the cysQ gene encoding 3'(2'),5'-bisphosphate nucleotidase CysQ — MWKAVEAAYQAGVEIMKIYETEMEVEYKEDQSPLTIADKTSHSIIVQALKQMTPKWPVLSEEGSEITYEERAGWEDFWLVDPIDGTKEFIKKNGEFTVNIAHMKNNKPEAGIIYAPALDTLYYGDKQNGAFTLKQFSKHMGRLTSLDELLKQAEQLPASHKSTDKIRVVASRSHLSEETKAFIEELKSDGSIVETISAGSSLKLCLIAEGSADYYPRYAPTMEWDTGAGQAIVESAGGRVLTATEQEPLAYNKENLRNPWFLARR; from the coding sequence ATGTGGAAAGCTGTAGAAGCTGCCTATCAGGCAGGCGTGGAAATCATGAAGATTTATGAAACGGAGATGGAAGTCGAATACAAGGAGGATCAATCTCCGCTGACGATCGCAGACAAAACTTCCCACAGTATTATCGTCCAAGCGTTAAAGCAAATGACTCCGAAATGGCCGGTCCTGAGTGAAGAAGGCAGTGAGATTACTTACGAAGAACGAGCCGGATGGGAGGATTTCTGGCTGGTAGACCCTATTGATGGAACGAAGGAGTTTATTAAAAAGAATGGTGAATTTACGGTAAATATTGCCCACATGAAAAACAACAAACCGGAAGCAGGGATCATTTATGCGCCTGCTCTCGATACGCTTTATTACGGCGATAAACAAAACGGCGCTTTTACACTCAAACAATTTTCCAAGCATATGGGCCGGCTGACGAGTTTGGATGAACTGCTCAAGCAGGCGGAGCAACTGCCAGCAAGCCACAAATCAACGGATAAGATAAGAGTAGTCGCCAGCCGTTCGCATTTATCCGAGGAAACGAAAGCATTCATCGAAGAACTGAAATCTGACGGCTCAATAGTAGAGACGATTTCAGCAGGAAGCTCCCTCAAGCTCTGCTTAATTGCTGAAGGTTCAGCAGACTACTATCCTCGGTACGCACCAACGATGGAATGGGATACCGGTGCGGGACAGGCCATCGTCGAGTCAGCCGGTGGAAGGGTGCTGACAGCAACTGAACAAGAGCCGCTCGCTTATAATAAAGAAAACCTGCGGAATCCATGGTTTCTAGCGCGGAGATAA
- a CDS encoding LCP family glycopolymer transferase encodes MSSRKERKQHKKKSWTWLKVLGLTIVFLALAGGVYAYSIWSDAKDTVNKEIHKSVDSIETSVTKKKMKEQKPINVLLLGVDERKNDSGRSDALMVMSLDPKEDKMQLISIPRDTRTQIVGKGFEDKINHAYAFGGTEMSINTVENFLDIDLDYYVKLNMEGLSEMVDAVGGITVHNNIDWYDEGYYKKGYHYAKGDIQLNGEKTMGYVRMRHLDPRGDFGRNERQRQVIQAIIDKGANVGSVSKIGSVLDVLGSNVKTNMEFSDMKNLFFNYRSTRKNVTTYEMSGHSKYINDIYYLMVPQEEVSKVHNMIKELNS; translated from the coding sequence ATGTCGAGTAGAAAAGAACGAAAGCAACATAAGAAAAAATCATGGACCTGGCTGAAAGTCCTTGGATTAACGATTGTCTTCTTAGCTCTTGCTGGTGGTGTGTATGCCTACAGTATATGGAGCGATGCAAAAGATACCGTCAATAAGGAAATTCATAAATCCGTAGATTCAATTGAAACATCTGTTACAAAGAAAAAGATGAAAGAACAAAAGCCGATAAATGTGCTTCTGCTCGGTGTAGATGAACGGAAAAATGATTCAGGACGCTCGGATGCTCTGATGGTAATGAGCCTTGACCCGAAAGAGGACAAGATGCAGCTGATCAGTATCCCGCGCGACACCCGTACACAGATCGTAGGAAAAGGCTTTGAAGATAAAATTAATCACGCCTATGCCTTTGGCGGAACAGAAATGTCGATTAATACGGTGGAAAATTTTCTTGATATCGATCTTGATTACTACGTGAAATTGAATATGGAAGGGCTGTCCGAAATGGTGGACGCCGTCGGCGGTATTACCGTTCATAATAACATCGATTGGTATGATGAAGGCTATTATAAAAAAGGCTATCATTATGCAAAAGGCGATATTCAATTGAATGGGGAAAAAACGATGGGCTACGTCCGCATGCGCCACCTTGATCCGCGCGGAGATTTTGGCAGAAATGAACGCCAGCGTCAGGTGATCCAGGCGATTATCGATAAAGGAGCAAACGTCGGCTCTGTCAGTAAAATCGGCTCTGTATTAGATGTACTAGGCAGCAATGTCAAAACGAACATGGAATTCTCCGATATGAAAAACTTGTTTTTCAATTATCGTTCTACAAGAAAAAATGTAACGACCTATGAAATGAGCGGGCATTCCAAGTATATCAATGATATCTACTACTTGATGGTTCCTCAGGAAGAGGTCAGTAAAGTTCATAATATGATAAAAGAATTAAATTCATAA
- a CDS encoding YkvS family protein has protein sequence MMIQPDDRIANPGQVVSFERNDIVFKGKVIPSQCQRSVIVDLTIMENLEEIDFEFDRTVVAHTNYRIEDE, from the coding sequence ATGATGATTCAACCAGACGATCGAATTGCAAATCCAGGACAAGTTGTAAGCTTCGAGAGAAACGACATCGTTTTTAAAGGAAAAGTCATTCCCAGTCAGTGCCAGCGCTCGGTGATTGTAGATTTAACGATCATGGAGAACCTTGAGGAGATCGATTTTGAATTTGACCGCACCGTGGTAGCTCACACGAATTATCGAATAGAGGACGAATAA
- a CDS encoding anti-repressor SinI family protein: MRTHTKMERLDAEWIDLVKQAKRIGLTKEEIRAYLDQKKK; this comes from the coding sequence TTGAGGACTCATACGAAAATGGAGAGGCTGGACGCTGAATGGATCGATTTAGTGAAACAGGCTAAACGGATAGGGTTAACAAAAGAAGAGATCCGTGCTTATTTAGATCAAAAGAAAAAATGA
- a CDS encoding TcaA second domain-containing protein, which produces MMKKCENCENLIYPDTETCPFCNKTQAVEPREQRTRKEPADFARSQADWVHATQLAPDPYEYEEEEVYTKRNWKAVFTIIITSVMVAALLVTGWFILQKVTSPSYTTKALEKAIQSNDTGKLADLVTFNGEEQSFNESQAEHLMEYYQDNRDEMVSLLSHIKNGNQTALESRYLTLEKQGSKWLFFPNYQFVLSPVSLNVQASLPNVELYVDDKKINTMKNKKIYELGGLMPGVHKITGSYKQDGEPHVTNVTVNTFEADDAKPVQISFDEVEPEITADYLKKNLETDLIETVTTHANQWVEAQKTMDAGAFKLVKNENYLASAKDSLSLLKANDMHFKGEFEKAVFNLDSLAFAEESKGDYIASVETALTFNSAYYEDGEDPSNVQLKTDENFWNYHFKYDMDKRQWMITGSESMEEMADTNVKKVKNQE; this is translated from the coding sequence ATGATGAAAAAGTGCGAAAACTGCGAGAACTTGATTTATCCAGATACGGAGACTTGTCCGTTTTGTAATAAAACACAAGCGGTAGAGCCGCGGGAACAGAGAACAAGAAAAGAGCCGGCGGATTTTGCGAGAAGTCAGGCCGATTGGGTTCATGCCACTCAGCTGGCCCCGGACCCTTATGAATATGAGGAAGAGGAAGTCTACACTAAGAGGAATTGGAAGGCTGTTTTTACCATAATCATCACCTCTGTGATGGTTGCTGCTTTACTCGTTACGGGATGGTTTATTTTGCAGAAGGTCACTTCTCCCTCCTATACGACAAAAGCATTGGAAAAAGCCATTCAATCCAATGATACAGGAAAGCTCGCTGATCTCGTAACGTTCAACGGTGAGGAGCAATCCTTTAATGAATCCCAGGCAGAGCATTTAATGGAGTATTACCAGGACAATCGTGATGAAATGGTTTCCCTTTTGAGCCATATTAAAAATGGCAACCAAACGGCCCTTGAGAGCCGGTACTTAACGCTTGAGAAGCAAGGCAGCAAGTGGCTGTTCTTTCCTAATTATCAATTTGTCCTTTCCCCGGTGAGCTTGAATGTGCAAGCCAGCCTGCCCAATGTGGAGTTATATGTCGACGATAAAAAAATCAACACAATGAAAAACAAGAAAATTTACGAGCTGGGTGGACTCATGCCAGGCGTACATAAGATTACAGGCAGCTACAAACAAGATGGCGAGCCGCACGTGACAAACGTGACCGTCAACACATTTGAAGCGGATGACGCAAAACCTGTCCAAATTTCCTTTGACGAAGTGGAGCCGGAGATTACAGCCGATTACTTAAAAAAGAATCTTGAAACGGATTTAATCGAAACTGTGACGACCCACGCCAACCAATGGGTGGAAGCGCAAAAGACAATGGATGCAGGAGCGTTTAAACTCGTGAAAAATGAGAATTACCTGGCAAGTGCAAAGGATTCGTTAAGCTTGTTAAAAGCAAATGACATGCACTTTAAAGGAGAGTTCGAAAAAGCAGTATTCAATTTGGACAGCCTGGCTTTTGCTGAGGAATCCAAAGGGGATTACATTGCTTCGGTCGAAACGGCGCTGACCTTTAACAGCGCTTATTACGAAGACGGGGAAGACCCATCTAACGTTCAGCTTAAAACAGATGAAAACTTTTGGAACTACCATTTCAAGTATGATATGGATAAGAGACAGTGGATGATTACAGGCAGTGAATCCATGGAGGAAATGGCAGACACCAACGTGAAAAAAGTAAAGAATCAAGAATAG
- a CDS encoding APC family permease — MAKERKQLERSLKAHWVWAIAFGSAIGWGAFVLPTDWIGQAGPVGVIIGILLGAALMMVIGVSYGFLIEKFPVTGGEFAYAYIGFGRFFAFFAGWFLTLGYTCIVALNASALSLLAKFLFPGIVKQGYLYTIAGYDVYLVQILIASAALIVFALLNIRGASFSGRTQFIFSIILIIGILLLAIGAIVSDGPSLTNLAPAFKPEQAPIASILTILAIAPFAYVGFDNIPQAAEEFKFESKKAFGLIILSLLAAGLAYAAMITITASTMPWQQLLSQTQDSVWGTGDAIESYLGKTGVFIIAVAVSMGIFTGLNGFYISSSRLTFAMGRARILPNAFRALHKNYHTPYVGILFTMGLCLIAPWFGRQALLWVVDMSSTGVAIAYFFCAATAYKFFTWSKQQRAKHTSTEVSPGRKLLALIGMISSIGFLLLLLIPQSPASLGKESYIALAVWILIGAVFYLVNAGRYNSIEEKEMNYLILAKETIDE, encoded by the coding sequence ATGGCAAAAGAAAGAAAACAGCTAGAACGATCATTGAAAGCACACTGGGTCTGGGCGATTGCCTTTGGCTCAGCCATTGGATGGGGAGCCTTTGTTCTTCCTACAGACTGGATCGGCCAGGCAGGGCCTGTGGGTGTCATCATCGGCATTCTACTAGGTGCTGCCTTAATGATGGTTATCGGAGTCAGCTATGGATTCCTGATTGAAAAGTTTCCGGTTACAGGGGGCGAATTTGCTTATGCCTATATCGGGTTCGGCAGGTTCTTTGCTTTTTTTGCCGGCTGGTTTTTGACCCTCGGCTACACCTGTATTGTGGCCTTGAATGCTTCTGCTTTATCCCTGTTAGCAAAGTTTCTGTTTCCAGGAATCGTAAAGCAAGGATACTTATATACAATCGCAGGGTATGATGTGTACTTGGTGCAGATTTTAATTGCAAGCGCGGCCTTGATCGTGTTTGCCTTGTTAAACATCCGCGGGGCGAGTTTTTCTGGACGCACCCAATTTATTTTCAGCATCATCTTAATCATTGGGATTCTCCTGCTTGCCATCGGGGCCATTGTCTCAGATGGGCCAAGCCTGACTAACCTTGCTCCGGCGTTTAAGCCTGAACAGGCACCGATAGCTTCAATATTAACGATTCTTGCCATCGCCCCCTTTGCTTATGTGGGATTTGACAACATTCCCCAGGCAGCTGAGGAATTTAAGTTTGAATCGAAAAAAGCGTTTGGATTAATTATTCTTTCCCTGCTCGCTGCTGGACTTGCTTATGCGGCTATGATTACCATTACAGCCAGCACGATGCCGTGGCAGCAGCTGCTCAGCCAAACACAGGATTCGGTATGGGGCACTGGAGATGCGATCGAGAGCTACCTAGGTAAAACCGGCGTATTTATTATCGCCGTTGCCGTTTCAATGGGGATTTTTACTGGATTAAATGGTTTTTATATTTCATCCAGCCGTCTCACTTTCGCAATGGGAAGAGCCCGTATTCTTCCAAATGCTTTCCGCGCGCTTCATAAAAATTACCATACCCCTTATGTAGGTATTCTGTTTACGATGGGGCTCTGCTTAATCGCGCCATGGTTTGGCAGACAAGCTCTGCTGTGGGTGGTGGATATGTCTTCTACTGGAGTTGCCATTGCCTATTTCTTTTGTGCGGCAACGGCTTATAAGTTTTTCACATGGTCGAAGCAGCAGCGGGCCAAACATACATCAACGGAAGTATCTCCCGGAAGAAAATTACTCGCTTTAATCGGGATGATCAGCTCTATCGGATTTCTGCTCTTGCTTTTGATTCCCCAATCACCAGCATCGCTTGGTAAAGAATCGTACATTGCTTTAGCTGTATGGATCTTGATTGGAGCCGTCTTCTATCTCGTCAATGCAGGACGCTACAACTCAATCGAAGAGAAAGAAATGAATTATTTAATCCTGGCTAAAGAAACAATTGATGAATAA
- a CDS encoding YigZ family protein, whose amino-acid sequence MLENYYTVHAEGHKEIVIQKSRFIGYVKRCETEEHAQAFIDSVKKKHGDANHNCSAYMIGEQNLIQKAHDDGEPSGTAGVPILEVLKRKDLKDTAVVVTRYFGGIKLGAGGLIRAYSSTAAEAIDATGIVERQRVHTIKIIADYTMLGKLENEIRNSNYHLSSIDYLEQVHIDVWVKTSQEEEFTAWITDLTSGQAVIETGEFSYMERPVE is encoded by the coding sequence ATGCTGGAAAATTATTATACGGTACATGCAGAAGGTCATAAGGAAATCGTCATTCAAAAATCGCGGTTTATCGGATATGTCAAAAGATGTGAAACGGAAGAGCATGCCCAGGCATTTATTGACTCCGTAAAAAAGAAACATGGAGACGCCAACCATAACTGCTCCGCCTATATGATCGGTGAGCAAAACTTAATTCAAAAAGCGCATGATGACGGGGAACCAAGCGGTACGGCCGGTGTACCCATCCTCGAAGTATTAAAGAGAAAAGACTTAAAAGATACAGCTGTAGTGGTTACCCGCTATTTTGGCGGTATAAAGCTTGGAGCCGGCGGGTTGATCCGTGCTTATTCTTCTACCGCTGCTGAAGCGATTGATGCGACAGGAATTGTAGAGCGCCAGAGGGTACATACGATAAAAATCATCGCTGATTACACAATGCTTGGAAAATTAGAAAACGAAATAAGAAATTCGAATTACCACTTATCGTCCATTGATTATTTAGAACAGGTGCATATAGATGTATGGGTAAAAACGAGTCAAGAGGAGGAGTTTACTGCCTGGATCACCGATCTCACGAGCGGTCAGGCGGTAATTGAGACCGGTGAATTTTCCTATATGGAACGACCTGTTGAATAA
- a CDS encoding sensor histidine kinase gives MRNRKTGDKALDFIINEMVDTVTNSKDEIFQIGEESRSEFENLNKELNDIKQQVISLIDEGDKLEQKVRFSRMRLSEVSKQFQQYSEEEIREVYEQTHGLQMDLSMKREKEKQLRKRRDDIELRLRNLDETIERAEALAGKISVVLDYLTEDFQHVTAALEDAKEKQEFGLQIIEAQEEERRRLSREIHDGPAQMLANVMLRSDLVERTFREKGVAEAKKEMKSVRSMVRSALYEVRRIIYDLRPMALDDLGIVPTLKKYLNTVGDYNDLEISFTSFGEERRFESKYEVALFRLIQEAVQNAVKHAQASHIQVKIEMKPAQTMIIVKDDGKGFDPSAKRDKSFGLVGMRERVDMLDGELSIDSSPGEGTIVTIKIPINS, from the coding sequence ATGAGAAATCGTAAAACTGGGGACAAAGCACTTGACTTTATCATTAATGAGATGGTAGACACCGTCACTAATAGTAAGGATGAAATTTTTCAAATCGGGGAAGAATCCCGAAGTGAATTCGAGAACTTAAACAAAGAACTCAATGACATCAAACAACAAGTCATCTCACTCATTGATGAAGGCGACAAATTGGAACAGAAAGTCCGATTTTCAAGAATGCGACTGTCCGAAGTAAGCAAGCAATTCCAGCAGTATTCAGAAGAAGAAATTAGAGAAGTATATGAACAAACACATGGGCTTCAAATGGATCTGTCCATGAAGCGGGAAAAAGAAAAGCAGTTAAGAAAGCGCAGGGACGATATTGAACTTCGCTTGCGCAATCTTGACGAAACCATCGAAAGGGCGGAAGCATTAGCTGGCAAAATATCGGTGGTGCTCGATTACTTAACCGAAGACTTCCAGCATGTGACGGCTGCTCTTGAAGACGCCAAGGAAAAACAGGAGTTCGGGCTGCAAATCATTGAAGCCCAGGAAGAAGAGCGGCGGCGTCTTTCCAGAGAAATTCATGATGGTCCCGCACAAATGCTCGCCAACGTGATGCTTCGTTCCGACTTAGTCGAACGGACCTTTCGCGAAAAAGGTGTAGCAGAAGCCAAAAAAGAAATGAAGAGCGTACGATCCATGGTACGTTCAGCTCTGTATGAGGTGCGCAGAATTATTTATGACTTACGACCAATGGCACTAGACGATCTTGGCATTGTTCCCACGCTTAAGAAATATTTAAATACCGTTGGGGACTATAACGACCTAGAAATTTCCTTCACTTCCTTCGGTGAGGAACGCCGGTTTGAAAGCAAATACGAAGTCGCTCTGTTCCGCTTGATCCAGGAAGCTGTGCAAAATGCCGTCAAGCATGCGCAAGCCTCCCATATTCAAGTCAAAATAGAGATGAAACCGGCGCAGACGATGATAATCGTAAAAGACGATGGCAAAGGCTTCGACCCTTCCGCAAAAAGAGATAAATCATTCGGATTGGTCGGAATGAGAGAACGAGTTGATATGTTAGACGGAGAACTATCGATTGACTCCAGCCCCGGAGAAGGGACCATTGTCACGATTAAGATTCCAATAAATAGTTAA
- a CDS encoding response regulator, with protein sequence MTTRIVLIDDHKLFREGVKRILDFESSFEVVAEGDDGSQAVDLIEQYNPDVVLMDINMPDKNGVEATADLIKRFPELKVIILSIHDDENYVTHALKTGAQGYLLKEMDSDALIDAIKVVSEGGSYLHPKVTHNLVAEYRRLSENKGSNAYRTVEYRKPLHLLTRRECEVLQLLADGNSNRGVAESLYISEKTVKNHVSNILQKMNVNDRTQAVVTAIKNGWVEVI encoded by the coding sequence ATGACGACCAGAATAGTCCTGATTGATGATCATAAATTATTCCGTGAGGGAGTAAAAAGAATATTAGATTTCGAATCAAGCTTTGAAGTAGTTGCAGAAGGCGATGACGGAAGCCAGGCTGTAGATTTAATCGAACAATACAATCCAGACGTTGTGCTCATGGACATCAATATGCCGGATAAAAACGGTGTGGAAGCCACAGCAGATTTGATCAAACGCTTCCCGGAGCTTAAAGTCATCATCCTTTCTATCCATGATGATGAGAATTATGTTACCCATGCCCTGAAGACCGGAGCTCAAGGATACCTCCTTAAGGAAATGGACTCCGATGCCCTGATCGATGCGATCAAGGTCGTCAGCGAAGGCGGATCCTACCTTCACCCGAAAGTAACCCACAACCTGGTGGCTGAATACCGTCGCCTGTCAGAAAATAAAGGCAGCAATGCTTACCGTACAGTGGAATACCGCAAGCCGCTTCATCTCTTGACGCGCAGAGAATGTGAAGTCCTTCAGCTGCTCGCAGATGGAAACAGCAACCGCGGTGTTGCAGAATCCCTGTATATCAGTGAGAAAACCGTGAAGAACCACGTCAGCAATATCCTGCAGAAAATGAATGTCAACGACCGTACGCAGGCTGTTGTGACAGCGATTAAAAACGGCTGGGTGGAAGTCATTTAA
- a CDS encoding DegV family protein, translating into MKTAVITDSTAYLPRDVRQAHHIHMVPLNVIFGHDTYQEEVDIQTEDFYDMVKENQELPKTSQPSVGLMAEKLEELALDYDAVVAVHLSSGISGTYQGMVSAGEMVDGIDVHVFDSEMSCLMQGFYALEAAELANNGADPDEIIARLNEMKPSMHAYFMADDLSHLHRGGRLNGAQAFVGSLLQIKPVLHFVDTKIVPFEKIRTRKKAIKRILTLFEESARNSGKVKATVIHANRLEEAEQMKRAIEEEFDNVEVTVSYFGPVIGTHLGEGAIGLGWYNQS; encoded by the coding sequence ATGAAAACTGCTGTGATTACGGACAGTACTGCCTACCTGCCGCGAGACGTGCGTCAAGCACATCATATACATATGGTTCCTCTCAACGTCATCTTCGGGCACGATACATATCAGGAAGAAGTCGACATTCAAACCGAGGACTTTTACGACATGGTTAAGGAAAATCAAGAGCTGCCGAAAACTTCCCAGCCGTCTGTCGGCTTGATGGCAGAAAAGCTGGAGGAGCTGGCGCTCGATTACGATGCGGTTGTTGCTGTTCACTTATCCAGCGGCATCAGCGGCACGTACCAGGGGATGGTTTCTGCAGGAGAGATGGTCGACGGCATCGACGTGCACGTGTTCGACTCCGAAATGAGCTGCTTAATGCAAGGATTTTACGCCCTCGAAGCCGCTGAACTCGCCAATAACGGCGCAGATCCCGACGAGATCATCGCCCGGTTAAATGAAATGAAACCATCGATGCACGCCTATTTTATGGCCGATGACTTATCCCACCTGCACCGCGGCGGCCGTTTGAACGGCGCTCAGGCTTTTGTCGGCAGCCTGCTGCAAATCAAGCCCGTGCTTCATTTTGTCGATACGAAGATCGTCCCGTTCGAAAAAATCCGCACCCGCAAAAAAGCGATTAAGCGAATCCTCACCCTGTTTGAAGAATCCGCCCGCAACAGCGGCAAAGTTAAAGCGACCGTCATTCACGCCAATCGTCTGGAAGAAGCCGAGCAGATGAAACGCGCGATTGAAGAGGAATTTGACAACGTCGAAGTGACCGTCAGCTACTTTGGTCCTGTCATCGGCACGCACCTTGGCGAAGGCGCGATCGGTTTGGGCTGGTATAATCAATCGTGA